One region of bacterium genomic DNA includes:
- a CDS encoding nuclear transport factor 2 family protein, whose protein sequence is MPGETFTSTAAAIVAAYNARDIAAFVAFFHERALVYSCHNGAGIPVCRNRAELKEYFEQIFATCPDLHEEVLQTIGTCGNVVTHSVEVTGREQGKTIKATIVYEFDTSFKVTSIIIHRAKS, encoded by the coding sequence ATGCCAGGAGAAACATTTACATCAACTGCCGCCGCTATTGTGGCTGCATACAACGCACGCGACATCGCGGCTTTCGTCGCTTTCTTTCACGAACGTGCGCTGGTTTATTCTTGCCATAACGGAGCCGGCATCCCCGTATGCAGAAATCGTGCAGAGCTTAAGGAGTATTTTGAGCAAATCTTTGCTACATGCCCCGATCTGCATGAAGAAGTCTTGCAAACTATTGGTACTTGCGGAAATGTCGTGACACATTCTGTCGAAGTTACTGGTCGTGAGCAGGGCAAGACGATCAAGGCGACAATTGTCTACGAATTCGACACAAGCTTCAAAGTAACCAGCATTATCATCCATCGAGCCAAGTCGTAA